In Vicinamibacterales bacterium, the following are encoded in one genomic region:
- a CDS encoding alginate export family protein, translating into MVGRLGPAGAVGVLLAAALAASAAAQQAVAPPRPPVGEPAAAPAPARAGGQAKPPTKGEKVGLARLSDNWPSWLTVSIQERVRVEATRPPATRGAEYDGYLINRFRLTAAVRATPWLQATVQAQDSRVSGYDLAPVPPKSMENTFDLRLAYVEIGRKGARRLGASVGRQELLFGDGRLIASPDWGNVGRTYDAVRLTAAAPGFRIDLFGAAPVDVTPDAFSRAKVGERFYGTWVRFDRVKPLAYVEPYLVVKFNSTATGELGGKGDATLYTAGVRLGGPATKTVTWEAENVIQRGHSAADDTSAWASHEGVTWAVAGWVPKLKPRIGFEYNFASGDHDPKDGIKTTFDQLYASTHGKWGLGDNVGWRNLHHVAVKFEISPAPKLKVNAALNRMLLATVNDGWYGSSGSRIVLNRKATSRDLGWEPDLFGAYAVTKDLTVGAGLAVLFGGGFITQSVDVQRIWTPYVMWSYTF; encoded by the coding sequence ATGGTGGGACGACTGGGACCGGCTGGCGCGGTCGGGGTCTTACTCGCAGCAGCTCTCGCGGCCTCCGCAGCGGCGCAGCAGGCCGTGGCGCCGCCACGCCCACCGGTTGGGGAGCCGGCGGCCGCACCCGCGCCGGCCCGCGCCGGAGGGCAGGCGAAGCCGCCGACGAAGGGCGAGAAGGTCGGTCTTGCGCGCCTCAGCGACAACTGGCCGTCGTGGCTGACCGTGTCCATCCAGGAGCGGGTCCGCGTGGAGGCGACCCGCCCGCCGGCGACGCGCGGCGCGGAGTACGACGGCTACCTCATCAACCGCTTTCGCCTGACCGCCGCCGTTCGTGCGACGCCGTGGCTGCAGGCAACCGTGCAGGCGCAGGACTCGCGGGTCAGCGGCTACGACCTCGCGCCGGTTCCGCCCAAGAGCATGGAGAACACCTTCGACCTCAGGCTCGCGTACGTCGAGATTGGCAGGAAGGGCGCGCGCCGTCTCGGCGCCAGCGTCGGCCGTCAGGAACTGCTGTTCGGCGATGGTCGCCTCATTGCGAGTCCCGACTGGGGCAACGTCGGCCGGACCTACGACGCCGTTCGTCTGACGGCGGCGGCCCCGGGGTTCAGGATCGACCTGTTCGGAGCGGCGCCTGTGGACGTGACGCCGGATGCCTTCTCGCGCGCGAAAGTCGGCGAGCGCTTCTATGGGACGTGGGTGAGATTCGACAGGGTGAAGCCGCTCGCGTACGTCGAGCCGTATCTGGTCGTGAAGTTCAACAGCACCGCGACCGGTGAACTCGGCGGAAAGGGAGATGCGACGCTGTACACCGCCGGCGTTCGACTGGGCGGACCGGCCACGAAGACCGTGACCTGGGAGGCTGAGAACGTCATCCAGCGGGGCCATTCCGCGGCGGACGACACCTCCGCGTGGGCATCGCACGAGGGCGTGACGTGGGCCGTCGCCGGCTGGGTTCCGAAGCTGAAGCCGCGAATCGGGTTCGAGTACAACTTCGCATCGGGCGACCACGATCCGAAGGATGGGATCAAGACGACCTTCGACCAGCTCTACGCGAGCACCCATGGCAAGTGGGGGTTGGGCGACAACGTTGGCTGGCGCAACCTGCACCACGTCGCCGTCAAGTTCGAGATCTCGCCGGCACCGAAACTGAAGGTGAACGCTGCCCTGAACCGGATGCTGTTGGCGACGGTGAACGACGGGTGGTACGGCTCGTCGGGTTCGAGGATCGTCCTCAACCGGAAGGCGACCAGCCGCGACCTGGGCTGGGAGCCGGACCTGTTCGGTGCCTACGCTGTCACGAAGGATCTGACGGTTGGCGCGGGGCTCGCGGTCCTGTTCGGCGGGGGCTTCATCACGCAGTCCGTTGACGTTCAGCGCATCTGGACGCCGTACGTGATGTGGAGCTACACGTTCTGA
- a CDS encoding AcvB/VirJ family lysyl-phosphatidylglycerol hydrolase has product MTLRSTLSGWFLVVVILTGCPTSSLAAAEQHLGFVVRGKTLTIEVYRAVGATPRGTIIMGSGDVGWVGLAVDMSEYLSQRGYHVIGVNMRQYLGSFTSGNKTLTVAEPPGDYNQLAQFLRARNLLVQPVILSGVSEGAALAVLAGSAPANHTWAHGVLTMGLPPTAELGWRWTDFTSWITKKDSDEPMFAPKEFVPSVSPLPLCMIQSTRDEYVTEADYRTFERVAREPKKLVLIDAGNHRFTDRRKQLQEQIVGCLTWIDQQRLQR; this is encoded by the coding sequence ATGACGTTGCGATCGACTTTGTCCGGCTGGTTCCTGGTGGTCGTGATCCTGACCGGCTGCCCGACGTCGTCGCTGGCGGCCGCCGAGCAGCATCTCGGTTTCGTCGTGCGCGGCAAGACGCTCACGATCGAGGTGTACCGGGCTGTGGGCGCGACCCCGCGCGGCACGATCATCATGGGCAGCGGCGACGTGGGGTGGGTGGGGCTCGCCGTGGACATGTCGGAGTACCTGTCGCAGCGCGGGTACCACGTCATCGGCGTGAACATGCGGCAGTATCTCGGTTCATTCACCTCGGGCAACAAGACGCTGACCGTCGCCGAGCCGCCCGGCGACTACAACCAGCTCGCGCAGTTTCTCAGGGCGCGCAACCTGCTCGTCCAGCCCGTCATCCTCTCGGGCGTGTCCGAAGGCGCCGCCCTGGCGGTGCTCGCCGGTTCGGCCCCGGCCAACCACACCTGGGCCCACGGCGTGCTGACGATGGGGCTGCCGCCGACGGCGGAACTGGGCTGGCGGTGGACCGATTTCACGAGTTGGATCACGAAGAAGGACTCCGACGAGCCGATGTTCGCGCCGAAGGAGTTCGTGCCGTCCGTCTCTCCGCTGCCGCTCTGCATGATCCAGTCGACCAGGGACGAATACGTGACGGAGGCCGACTACCGGACGTTCGAACGGGTGGCGCGCGAGCCCAAGAAGCTCGTGCTCATCGACGCGGGCAACCATCGGTTCACCGATCGTCGGAAGCAGCTGCAGGAACAGATCGTCGGGTGCCTCACCTGGATTGATCAGCAGCGTCTCCAGAGATAA
- a CDS encoding AcvB/VirJ family lysyl-phosphatidylglycerol hydrolase — MPSSWLRVIGGLVIASLFGCAHPPGLRSPYRPVEYTRDIVLYDHPLEVHLARPAQMQPDTPLLLYATGDGGWRGNDLDTFHRMIRWGYPVAGFGTPSYLSHLGFVSGSTTPARLARDYQKLVEFAKEALSLPESTRTILVGVSRGAGLAVVAAGREELHAELAGVLVVALTKEEEYVRHYRVRRGKSPSDMPTRELVVFQTYEYLDRLRMLPLAVIQSTHDDYLAADAARQLFGPDTEWRKFYAIDARNHAFAGAREAMYDQMAGSLAWICKTQPAPGQ; from the coding sequence ATGCCTTCTTCCTGGCTTCGGGTCATCGGTGGTCTCGTGATCGCCAGCCTGTTCGGCTGCGCCCATCCCCCGGGGCTTCGCTCGCCGTATCGGCCCGTGGAATACACGCGGGACATCGTGCTCTACGATCACCCGCTCGAGGTGCACCTGGCGAGGCCGGCGCAGATGCAGCCCGACACGCCGTTGCTGCTCTACGCAACCGGCGACGGTGGGTGGCGGGGCAATGACCTCGACACCTTCCACCGGATGATCCGCTGGGGATACCCGGTCGCCGGCTTCGGTACGCCCAGCTACCTCAGCCACCTCGGGTTCGTGTCGGGATCGACGACGCCGGCCAGGCTGGCCCGGGACTACCAGAAGCTCGTCGAGTTCGCGAAGGAGGCGCTCAGCCTTCCCGAATCGACCCGAACGATTCTCGTGGGCGTGTCGCGCGGTGCCGGCCTCGCGGTGGTCGCGGCGGGCCGTGAGGAACTCCATGCGGAGCTCGCCGGGGTCCTGGTGGTGGCGCTGACGAAGGAAGAGGAATACGTCCGCCACTACCGCGTGAGGCGGGGCAAGTCACCGAGCGACATGCCGACGCGCGAACTGGTGGTGTTCCAGACGTACGAGTACCTCGATCGCCTCCGGATGCTGCCCCTCGCCGTGATTCAGTCGACGCACGACGACTATCTGGCGGCAGACGCGGCACGGCAGCTGTTCGGGCCCGACACCGAGTGGCGCAAGTTCTACGCGATCGACGCGCGTAATCACGCCTTCGCCGGGGCGCGCGAGGCGATGTACGATCAAATGGCCGGTTCGCTGGCGTGGATCTGCAAGACGCAGCCGGCGCCAGGGCAGTAG
- a CDS encoding peptidylprolyl isomerase — MNSLLLLMTLVAAQAAPSQKPVPFATPLTPEQMKGKQAVVETTAGTIVIDLLPEAAPTHVGYFIKLASEGAYAGTTFHRLIKYGIIQGGDPLSRDPAKRDLYGTGGLGVLKAEPSAEKHTKGAVSSVILPGKPDTGGSQFFICVVDQPVLDGQYTVFGRVVEGLRIVQKISEAPVDDKGKALDRIEITSVTVRDKPVEGPEPFSRESIEELSGYQVVLETSAGAITLALRPDKAPEHVRNFLRLASAGVYDGTAFHRVVKGFVIQTGAMNGRREPLGERQQRFVRTLQPEFNDLPHVKGTLSMARGDDPASASTSFFICTAPNSRLDGVYSVFGRVVDGLQVVEAIEAAPVDGEAPRQRIELLKARVERSKPGGLPERP, encoded by the coding sequence ATGAACAGCCTGCTCCTGTTGATGACGCTCGTCGCGGCTCAGGCCGCCCCGTCCCAGAAACCGGTGCCGTTTGCCACGCCGCTCACGCCCGAGCAGATGAAGGGCAAGCAGGCGGTGGTCGAGACGACGGCGGGCACGATCGTGATCGACCTGCTGCCCGAGGCCGCACCCACCCACGTCGGGTACTTCATCAAACTGGCGTCGGAAGGCGCGTACGCCGGCACGACCTTCCACCGGCTCATCAAGTACGGGATCATTCAAGGCGGCGACCCCCTCTCCAGGGACCCGGCCAAGCGGGATCTGTACGGCACGGGTGGACTCGGCGTGCTCAAGGCCGAGCCGAGCGCCGAGAAGCACACCAAGGGGGCTGTTTCGAGTGTGATCTTGCCCGGCAAGCCCGACACCGGCGGTTCGCAGTTCTTCATCTGCGTGGTTGACCAGCCGGTGCTCGATGGCCAGTACACCGTGTTCGGCCGCGTCGTCGAAGGGCTGCGCATTGTCCAGAAGATCTCCGAAGCGCCGGTGGATGACAAGGGCAAGGCTCTCGACCGGATCGAAATCACGTCGGTGACCGTGCGCGACAAGCCCGTCGAAGGCCCCGAGCCGTTCTCACGCGAAAGCATCGAGGAATTGTCCGGCTACCAGGTCGTGCTCGAGACGAGCGCCGGCGCGATCACGCTTGCGCTACGTCCGGACAAGGCGCCCGAGCACGTGCGGAACTTCCTGCGGCTGGCGTCGGCCGGGGTCTACGACGGCACGGCGTTCCATCGCGTCGTGAAGGGTTTCGTGATCCAGACCGGGGCAATGAATGGCAGGCGCGAACCGCTCGGCGAGCGCCAGCAGCGCTTCGTGCGCACGCTCCAGCCGGAGTTCAACGATCTTCCACACGTGAAGGGGACGCTGTCGATGGCGCGCGGCGACGACCCGGCCAGCGCGTCCACGTCGTTCTTCATCTGCACGGCTCCCAACAGCCGCCTCGACGGCGTCTACTCGGTGTTCGGCCGCGTGGTCGATGGCCTCCAGGTCGTCGAGGCGATCGAGGCCGCACCGGTCGATGGCGAGGCGCCGCGGCAGCGGATCGAACTGCTGAAGGCCCGAGTCGAACGCTCGAAGCCGGGCGGGCTGCCCGAACGTCCCTAG
- a CDS encoding glycosyltransferase, translated as MTTPEVPVFFDPGRKRWPRFRRGLFAAGFLFSVLLGVLLISVLINPVLPALSLPSAALLPHAVHLAPPQAQPIVPASPRTLRHARLRLEMERRRARPRPQPPRAVPTPGGPPLAAAFFVNWDDSSLNSLKENLGSLDMVIAEWLHLQSADGTLSEDSPRRQAQATEYIRQRRPDLHVMPLVNNFNGRDWEGEKLASMLRDPSARARTVSQCLAYVQRNHFFGISLDFENLPAGAHEAFLRLVEETALSFHAAGLAVSVNVAPDDDRLDYARLSRAADYVILMAYDQHWAGGSPGPIAAIDWFTAVLARRQADVPANRTIVAVGNYGYDWGAKGRPAEERTFEEAVLTAKESDATIGFDPTALEPGFRYEGENGITHQVWMLDAASAFNQVRIATTHGAGGVALWRLGSEDPSIWTFFGRGTPLDAATAQQLGTIRYGYDLDYEGEGEIIGITSQPSPGRRTLSFDQVRQAIVGERFDVLPTPYVLTRYGKRDHQLVLTFDDGPDPDYTPAILDILRAERVPGLFFIIGVNGETYPGLLKRIVGEGHEIGNHTFTHPNIANIPVTQLRFELSATQRLLEGVLGLQSHLFRPPYAEDAEPETPDQVAPLEFVNERGYVTVGMRIDPGDWQRPGVEAIVRRTVEQAASGEGNVILLHDGGGDRNETVSALPAIIGQLRARGFRFVSLSELLGRSRADLMPPLSSRERWQSWGDALAFGALNIGIVTLRWLFLTGIVLGVFRLLFVGSLAIAERWFGRRRTYSADFQPSVAVVVPAFNEEKVIVQTVTSLLASDHPTHFEIVVVDDGSTDRTVERVREAFAAEPRVQLLTKGNGGKAVALNYGVAHTTADIVVALDADTVFARDTISKLVRHFCDPAIGAVAGNARVGNRVNLLTRWQALEYITSQNLDRRAFDLLNCITVVPGAVGAWRRELIRRVGGFSPLTLAEDADLTMAILRMGYRVAYEEDAMALTEAPDTVKGFVKQRYRWMYGTFQAAWKHRGALFRWRDGALGLVALPNLFVFQIVFPIVSPVMDLVMAASLVATALDRWQHPTGFNSDTLRSVLFYYALFLAVDLGAALIAFALERKESVRLLVLLVWQRFFYRQLMYYVAIRALLASVRGGEVGWGKVERRGTITG; from the coding sequence GTGACAACCCCAGAGGTCCCCGTCTTCTTCGACCCCGGGCGGAAGAGGTGGCCACGATTCAGGCGTGGTCTGTTTGCCGCCGGATTTCTGTTCTCGGTCTTGCTCGGCGTCCTGCTGATCAGCGTCCTCATCAACCCGGTGCTGCCGGCGCTGTCCCTGCCGTCTGCCGCGCTGCTGCCGCACGCCGTCCACCTGGCCCCGCCACAGGCCCAGCCCATCGTACCCGCTTCGCCGCGCACGCTGCGCCACGCGAGGTTGCGCCTCGAGATGGAACGGCGGCGCGCTCGCCCACGCCCGCAGCCGCCACGTGCGGTGCCGACGCCCGGTGGTCCACCGCTGGCCGCCGCCTTCTTCGTCAACTGGGACGATTCCAGCCTCAACTCGCTCAAGGAGAACCTCGGGAGCCTCGACATGGTGATCGCCGAGTGGCTCCACCTGCAGTCAGCCGATGGCACCCTGTCGGAGGATTCGCCGCGTCGCCAGGCGCAGGCGACCGAGTACATCCGCCAGCGGCGTCCCGACCTGCACGTCATGCCGCTCGTGAACAACTTCAACGGCCGGGATTGGGAGGGGGAGAAGCTCGCATCGATGCTGCGCGACCCATCCGCCCGTGCGCGCACCGTGTCGCAATGTCTGGCGTACGTCCAACGCAATCACTTCTTCGGCATCAGCCTCGATTTCGAGAACCTGCCCGCGGGCGCTCACGAGGCGTTCCTCCGGTTGGTCGAAGAGACCGCCTTGAGTTTCCACGCGGCGGGGCTGGCTGTGTCGGTCAATGTTGCGCCCGACGATGACCGGCTCGACTATGCGCGGCTGTCGCGCGCTGCGGACTACGTCATCCTCATGGCATACGACCAGCACTGGGCCGGCGGCAGCCCGGGTCCGATTGCGGCGATCGACTGGTTCACGGCCGTGTTGGCGCGCCGCCAGGCGGACGTACCCGCGAACCGAACCATCGTGGCCGTCGGCAACTACGGCTACGATTGGGGGGCGAAGGGCCGGCCGGCCGAGGAGCGCACGTTCGAGGAAGCGGTGCTGACCGCGAAGGAGTCGGACGCGACGATTGGCTTCGATCCGACCGCCCTCGAGCCGGGCTTCCGGTACGAGGGCGAGAACGGGATCACCCACCAGGTATGGATGCTGGACGCCGCCTCGGCCTTCAACCAGGTGCGGATTGCCACGACGCATGGCGCGGGAGGCGTCGCGCTCTGGCGTCTCGGCAGCGAGGATCCGTCGATCTGGACCTTCTTCGGCCGAGGGACGCCACTCGATGCCGCCACCGCGCAGCAACTCGGCACGATCCGCTACGGCTACGATCTCGACTACGAGGGCGAGGGGGAGATCATCGGCATCACCTCGCAGCCCTCACCGGGCCGACGGACGCTGAGCTTCGATCAGGTCCGCCAAGCCATCGTCGGGGAGCGGTTCGATGTGCTGCCCACGCCCTACGTGCTCACGCGATACGGGAAGCGAGACCATCAACTCGTCCTCACGTTCGACGACGGGCCAGATCCGGACTACACGCCGGCGATCCTCGACATCCTGCGCGCTGAGCGCGTCCCGGGCCTGTTCTTCATCATCGGCGTGAACGGGGAGACGTACCCCGGTCTGCTCAAGCGGATCGTCGGCGAGGGCCACGAGATCGGCAACCACACCTTCACGCATCCCAACATCGCCAACATTCCCGTGACCCAGTTGCGGTTCGAGTTGTCCGCGACGCAGCGCCTGCTCGAGGGCGTCCTGGGCCTCCAGTCCCACCTGTTCCGGCCGCCGTACGCCGAGGACGCAGAGCCCGAGACACCAGACCAGGTGGCGCCGCTCGAATTCGTCAACGAGCGAGGCTATGTCACCGTCGGGATGCGGATCGATCCCGGCGACTGGCAGCGGCCTGGCGTGGAGGCGATCGTTCGCCGCACGGTCGAACAGGCCGCGTCGGGCGAAGGCAACGTGATCCTGCTGCACGATGGGGGAGGAGATCGCAACGAGACCGTCTCGGCCCTGCCCGCCATCATCGGTCAACTCCGCGCTCGAGGCTTCCGGTTCGTCTCGTTGTCGGAGCTGCTCGGGCGATCCCGCGCCGACCTGATGCCCCCGCTCTCGTCCCGCGAGCGCTGGCAGTCGTGGGGCGATGCGCTGGCGTTTGGCGCCCTGAACATCGGCATCGTCACGTTGAGGTGGCTGTTCCTCACCGGCATCGTGCTCGGCGTGTTCCGGCTGCTGTTCGTCGGCAGCCTGGCCATCGCCGAGCGGTGGTTCGGGCGGCGCCGGACGTACTCGGCCGATTTCCAGCCGTCCGTCGCCGTGGTCGTCCCTGCCTTCAACGAGGAGAAGGTCATCGTCCAGACGGTGACGTCGCTGCTCGCCTCTGATCACCCGACCCACTTCGAGATCGTCGTGGTAGACGACGGTTCGACCGACCGGACGGTGGAGCGGGTGCGCGAGGCGTTCGCCGCGGAGCCCCGCGTGCAGTTGCTCACGAAGGGCAACGGCGGCAAGGCGGTGGCGCTCAATTACGGGGTCGCCCACACGACGGCCGACATTGTCGTCGCGCTGGATGCGGATACGGTGTTCGCACGCGACACGATCAGCAAACTCGTCCGTCACTTCTGCGACCCGGCCATCGGTGCCGTGGCCGGCAACGCGCGGGTTGGCAACCGGGTGAATCTGCTCACGCGATGGCAGGCCCTCGAGTACATCACCAGCCAGAACCTGGATCGACGAGCGTTCGACCTGCTCAACTGCATCACCGTCGTGCCGGGAGCGGTCGGCGCGTGGCGGCGCGAGTTGATTCGGCGGGTCGGGGGCTTCTCGCCGCTGACGCTGGCTGAGGATGCCGACCTGACGATGGCGATACTGCGGATGGGCTATCGGGTGGCGTACGAAGAGGACGCGATGGCGCTGACCGAAGCGCCGGACACCGTGAAAGGCTTCGTGAAGCAGCGCTATCGCTGGATGTACGGGACGTTCCAGGCAGCCTGGAAGCACCGCGGGGCGCTGTTCCGCTGGCGCGACGGGGCGCTCGGACTGGTCGCCCTGCCGAATCTCTTCGTCTTCCAAATCGTCTTCCCGATCGTCTCGCCGGTCATGGACCTCGTGATGGCCGCTTCACTGGTGGCGACGGCGCTCGACAGGTGGCAGCACCCGACCGGCTTCAACAGCGACACGTTGCGCAGCGTGCTCTTCTACTACGCGCTCTTCCTCGCGGTCGATCTCGGTGCCGCGCTCATTGCGTTCGCTCTCGAACGAAAGGAGAGCGTCCGTCTGCTCGTGCTGCTCGTCTGGCAGCGTTTCTTCTATCGCCAGCTCATGTACTACGTGGCGATTCGCGCGCTGCTTGCGTCCGTGCGCGGCGGCGAGGTGGGGTGGGGAAAGGTGGAGAGGAGGGGGACGATCACGGGGTGA
- a CDS encoding carboxylesterase/lipase family protein — protein MFSGFLCRSLVLATLGWLAFDAGPAAAAAPRTRPSEPIRVESGAIAGAVTADGQVRVFKGIPYAAPPVGNLRWRAPQPVAPWHGIRQVTEFAPACPQAPDRMPFAVSRTEKTSEDCLYLNVWAPARPSGRHVPVMVWIHGGAFTHGAASLPIYDGESLARHGAVVVTINYRLGPFGFLAHPLLTKESGHEASGNYGLLDQIAALRWVKANIRSFRGSVDRVTVLGESAGAVSIGCLLVSPQAHGLFHSAVMESGTPFNVTRYLRDAPAGEESMEEAGELIARRLGCDREDDVLAALRARSTDDILSASRPAAAFFGDGIRFGPIIDRWLIPDRPAVLFAAQKQLRVPLLVGANSDEGALFVAPLQSVDADTYRRFVRSTFRDRADDVLARFPAPKDGDAKSALSRLLGYGAFVAPARRLARYAANSGDPAYLYSFTHGRFGRSGASHGAEIPFVFGTLARLPRLASEVDDGDRVLSAAMMGYWLRFATTGDPNGDGAPVWPRYNPKGDPSLEFGDDITAHLGASRDVCDFFDRVAADRVVRPTPKR, from the coding sequence GTGTTTTCGGGCTTCCTTTGCCGCTCGCTCGTGCTGGCCACCCTCGGGTGGCTGGCGTTCGATGCCGGGCCGGCCGCCGCCGCCGCGCCACGCACCCGTCCGTCCGAGCCGATCCGTGTCGAGTCCGGTGCGATCGCTGGCGCAGTCACGGCCGACGGGCAGGTCCGCGTCTTCAAGGGGATTCCCTATGCGGCGCCCCCGGTGGGAAATCTGCGGTGGCGAGCGCCGCAGCCCGTGGCCCCGTGGCACGGCATCCGCCAGGTGACGGAATTCGCGCCCGCCTGTCCCCAGGCCCCGGACCGCATGCCGTTTGCCGTCAGCCGCACCGAGAAGACCAGCGAAGACTGTCTCTACCTGAATGTCTGGGCGCCGGCGAGACCGAGCGGGCGCCATGTGCCCGTGATGGTGTGGATCCACGGTGGCGCGTTCACCCACGGGGCGGCGTCGCTGCCCATCTATGACGGCGAATCGCTCGCTCGTCACGGGGCCGTCGTGGTAACGATCAACTACCGGCTCGGTCCATTCGGGTTTCTCGCTCATCCGCTGCTGACGAAGGAATCGGGGCACGAAGCCTCGGGAAACTACGGCTTGCTGGATCAGATCGCGGCGCTGCGGTGGGTCAAGGCCAACATTCGCTCCTTTCGCGGAAGCGTCGACCGCGTGACGGTTCTCGGTGAGTCGGCGGGAGCGGTGAGCATCGGGTGCCTGCTCGTCTCCCCCCAGGCGCACGGCCTCTTCCATTCGGCCGTCATGGAGAGCGGGACGCCGTTCAACGTGACCCGCTATCTGCGCGATGCGCCGGCCGGCGAGGAATCGATGGAGGAGGCCGGTGAGCTGATTGCCCGCCGCCTCGGGTGCGACCGTGAAGACGACGTGCTGGCAGCGCTTCGCGCTCGAAGCACCGACGACATTCTGTCGGCGTCGCGGCCTGCCGCTGCGTTCTTCGGCGACGGCATCAGGTTCGGCCCGATCATCGATCGCTGGCTGATTCCCGATCGGCCGGCCGTGCTGTTTGCCGCCCAGAAGCAGCTTCGGGTGCCGCTGCTCGTCGGGGCGAACTCCGACGAAGGAGCCCTCTTCGTCGCGCCGCTGCAGTCCGTGGATGCGGACACCTACCGCCGGTTCGTCCGTTCCACGTTCCGAGATCGGGCGGACGACGTGCTCGCCCGATTTCCCGCGCCAAAGGACGGGGACGCGAAGTCGGCCTTGTCGCGTCTGCTGGGTTACGGCGCTTTTGTCGCGCCCGCGCGGCGGCTGGCCCGATACGCCGCCAATTCGGGTGATCCCGCGTACCTCTACTCGTTCACCCACGGGCGGTTCGGTCGCTCCGGTGCCTCGCACGGGGCGGAGATCCCGTTCGTCTTCGGCACACTGGCGCGGCTGCCGCGGCTCGCCAGCGAGGTGGATGATGGGGACCGCGTGCTGTCGGCGGCGATGATGGGCTACTGGCTTCGGTTCGCGACGACGGGCGATCCGAATGGCGACGGGGCCCCGGTCTGGCCGCGCTACAATCCCAAGGGCGATCCTTCGCTGGAGTTCGGCGACGACATCACCGCGCACCTGGGTGCGTCGCGGGATGTCTGCGACTTCTTCGACCGCGTCGCGGCCGATCGGGTGGTCCGACCGACTCCGAAGAGGTGA